One Aegilops tauschii subsp. strangulata cultivar AL8/78 chromosome 7, Aet v6.0, whole genome shotgun sequence genomic window carries:
- the LOC109741768 gene encoding phospholipid-transporting ATPase 6, translating into MARARKRDRLRWSKLYTFSCFHQPHTDEAAGPAAVSGSPVGGPGFSRIVHCNNSILHRRKPLKYPTNYISTTKYNVLTFLPKAIFEQFRRVANLYFLLTAILSLTPVCPFSPVSMIAPLAFVVGLSMIKEALEDWRRFMQDMKVNNRKVSVHKGDGEFEFRHWEDLCVGDVVKVEKDQFFPADLLLLSSSYEDGICYVETMNLDGETNLKLKRSLEVTLPLEEDETFKDFRGVIRCEDPNASLYTFIGNLDYERQVYALDPSQILLRDSKLRNTAFIYGVVIFTGHDSKVMQNSTESPSKRSRIEKKMDLIIYILFTVLVLISLISSIGFAVRIKLDLPRWWYLQPQNSNKLDDPTRPALSGIFHLITALILYGYLIPISLYVSIEVVKVAQAHFINQDIHMFDEETGNTAQARTSNLNEELGQVHTILSDKTGTLTCNQMDFLKCSIAGVSYGVRASEVERAAAKQMASGAADQDIPVQDVWESNEDEIQLVEGVTFSVGKTQKSSIKGFSFEDDRLMQGHWTNEPNSNMLLMFFRILAICHTAIPEVNEATGALTYEAESPDEGAFLVAAREFGFEFFKRTQASVFIKEKYTSSNGTTEREFKILNLLEFNSKRKRMTVIMRDEDNRIVLLCKGADTIIFDRLAKNGRLYEPDTTKHLNEYGEAGLRTLALSYRMLEESEYESWNAEFLKAKTSIGPDRELQLERVADLIEKELILVGATAVEDKLQTGVPQCIDRLAQAGLKIWVLTGDKMETAINIGYACSLLRQGMKQISLSTTAGDQVAQDAQKAAKESLMLQIANASQMVKLEKDPDAAFALVIDGKALTFALEDDMKNMFLNLAVECASVICCRVSPRQKALVTRLVKEGLGKTTLAVGDGANDVGMIQEADIGVGISGVEGMQAVMASDFSISQFRFLERLLVVHGHWCYKRIAQMICYFFYKNITFGLTIFYFEAFAGFSGQSVYDDWFMLLFNVVLTSLPVISLGVFEQDVSAEICLQFPALYQQGPNNLFFDWYRILGWMANGLYSSLAIFFLNICIFYDQAIRSGGQTADMASVGTTMFSCIIWAVNIQIALTMSHFTWIQHLFVWGSIGTWYVFIITYGMALKSRDNFQIMTEVLGPAPIYWAATLLVTAACNIPYLIHISYQRSCNPLDHHVIQEIKYLRKDVEDETMWKRERSKARQRTKIGFTARVDAKIKQLKGRLHKKSPSLTIHTVA; encoded by the exons ATGGCCCGTGCGAGGAAGCGCGACCGCCTGCGATGGAGCAAGCTCTACACCTTCTCCTGCTTCCACCAGCCCCACACCGACGAggccgccggccccgccgccgtcAGCGGCAGCCCCGTCGGCGGCCCGGGCTTCTCGCGCATCGTGCACTGCAACAACTCCATCCTCCACCGCCGGAAGCCGCTCAAGTACCCCACCAACTACATCTCCACCACCAAGTACAACGTCCTCACCTTCCTCCCCAAGGCCATCTTCGAGCAGTTCCGCCGCGTCGCCAACCTCTACTTCCTCCTCACCGCCATCCTCTCGCTCACCCCGGTCTGCCCCTTCTCCCCCGTCAGCATGATCGCCCCCTTGGCCTTTGTGGTCGGGCTCAGTATGATCAAGGAGGCCCTGGAGGACTGGCGAAGGTTCATGCAGGACATGAAGGTGAACAACCGCAAGGTCAGCGTGCACAAGGGTGACGGTGAATTTGAGTTCCGACATTGGGAGGACCTTTGTGTTGGTGATGTGGTCAAGGTTGAGAAGGACCAGTTCTTCCCGGCTGATTTGTTGCTCTTGTCCTCGAGCTATGAGGATGGCATTTGCTACGTTGAGACAATGAACCTGGATGGTGAGACAAACCTGAAGCTGAAAAGGTCACTGGAGGTTACGCTGCCATTGGAAGAGGATGAGACGTTTAAGGATTTCCGGGGAGTGATAAGGTGTGAAGACCCAAACGCGAGCTTGTACACATTCATTGGTAACTTAGACTATGAGAGGCAGGTGTATGCCCTCGATCCGTCTCAGATACTTCTCAGGGACTCAAAGCTGAGGAACACAGCCTTCATCTATGGAGTAGTCATTTTTACAGGGCACGATAGTAAGGTGATGCAGAATTCAACCGAGTCGCCATCAAAGAGGAGCAGGATTGAGAAGAAGATGGATTTGATCATATATATCTTGTTCACTGTTCTGGTTTTAATATCGCTCATCAGTTCGATTGGTTTTGCTGTGAGGATCAAGCTTGATCTGCCCAGATGGTGGTACTTGCAGCCTCAGAACTCCAACAAATTGGATGATCCAACACGCCCTGCTCTTTCTGGGATTTTCCATCTCATTACAGCACTCATTCTCTACGGGTATTTGATTCCGATCTCGCTATATGTCTCAATTGAAGTTGTGAAGGTGGCACAAGCACATTTCATTAACCAGGACATTCATATGTTTGATGAGGAGACTGGCAATACTGCTCAGGCCCGAACGTCAAACTTGAATGAGGAGCTTGGCCAAGTTCATACGATTTTGTCAGATAAAACCGGCACTTTGACCTGTAATCAGATGGATTTCTTGAAGTGTTCAATTGCTGGGGTTTCTTATGGTGTGCGTGCGAGTGAAGTTGAAAGGGCTGCTGCAAAGCAGATGGCATCAGGCGCTGCTGACCAAGATATTCCTGTGCAAGATGTATGGGAGAGTAATGAGGATGAAATCCAGTTAGTGGAAGGAGTTACCTTCAGCGTGGGAAAGACCCAAAAATCCTCGATAAAAGGCTTTAGTTTTGAGGATGACCGTCTTATGCAAGGGCACTGGACCAATGAACCAAATTCCAACATGCTTCTTATGTTCTTCCGGATACTTGCTATTTGTCACACTGCAATCCCTGAGGTGAATGAGGCAACAGGTGCTCTTACTTATGAAGCAGAATCACCTGACGAGGGGGCTTTTCTTGTGGCAGCCAGAGAATTTGGATTTGAATTTTTCAAGAGAACACAAGCGAGTGTCTTCATCAAAGAGAAATACACTTCCTCTAATGGCACAACTGAGAG GGAGTTCAAGATTCTCAATTTATTGGAGTTCAACAGCAAAAGAAAGCGAATGACGGTAATTATGAGGGATGAAGATAACCGTATTGTTCTTCTTTGCAAAGGAGCAGATAC CATTATATTTGATAGACTAGCAAAAAATGGAAGGTTGTATGAGCCAGATacaaccaagcatctcaatgaaTATGGTGAGGCAGGCTTGCGGACGTTAGCGCTATCATACAGAATGCTTGAGGAATCAGAATATGAATCTTGGAATGCCGAGTTTCTTAAAGCAAAGACATCCATTGGACCTGATAGGGAATTGCAACTTGAGCGAGTCGCAGATTTGATTGAGAAGGAGCTGATCCTTGTTGGTGCAACAGCGGTTGAGGACAAACTACAAACAGGG GTTCCTCAGTGCATTGATCGCTTGGCGCAAGCAGGTCTCAAAATCTGGGTTCTGACGGGCGATAAGATGGAAACTGCAATTAACATAGG ATACGCATGCAGTTTACTTAGGCAAGGCATGAAACAGATATCCTTGTCCACAACCGCTGGTGACCAAGTAGCCCAGGATGCACAAAAG GCTGCAAAAGAGAGTCTTATGTTGCAAATCGCCAATGCTTCACAAATGGTAAAGCTAGAGAAGGATCCTGACGCAGCATTTGCTCTTGTTATTGATGGAAAAGCTCTTACATTTGCTTTGGAAGATGACATGAAGAATATGTTCTTGAATCTAGCAGTAGAGTGTGCTTCTGTCATATGTTGCCGTGTGTCTCCAAGACAGAAAGCACTG GTGACCCGACTGGTCAAAGAAGGCCTTGGAAAAACCACTTTAGCAGTAGGTGATGGTGCAAATGATGTGGGCATGATTCAAGAAGCTGATATTGGTGTTGGTATTAGTGGGGTCGAAGGCATGCAG GCTGTGATGGCGAGTGACTTTTCTATTTCCCAATTTCGGTTCCTTGAGCGACTTCTTGTTGTACATGGCCATTGGTGCTACAAGAGAATTGCCCAAATG ATCTGCTACTTCTTTTACAAGAATATTACCTTTGGACTTACAATATTTTACTTCGAGGCATTCGCTGGATTTTCTGGGCAATCAGTCTATGATGATTGGTTTATGCTGCTTTTCAACGTTGTTCTTACCTCTCTACCTGTTATATCACTTGGAGTATTTGAGCAAGATGTTTCTGCTGAAATCTGCCTGCAG TTCCCAGCGCTATATCAGCAAGGACCAAATAACCTTTTCTTTGACTGGTACCGGATTTTAGGATGGATGGCGAATGGCCTCTACTCATCTCTGGCGATATTCTTTCTCAACATCTGTATATTCTATGATCAAGCAATCCGCTCTGGTGGACAGACTGCCGACATGGCTTCAGTGGGAACCACCATGTTCTCCTGCATCATCTGGGCTGTCAATATACAGATTGCTCTGACAATGAGCCATTTCACCTGGATTCAACATTTGTTTGTGTGGGGCAGCATAGGGACTTGGTATGTCTTCATTATCACATACGGGATGGCTTTGAAGTCTCGAGACAACTTCCAGATTATGACAGAAGTTCTCGGGCCAGCTCCCATTTACTGGGCAGCGACCCTTCTGGTGACTGCTGCTTGCAACATCCCCTACCTGATTCACATATCCTACCAGAGATCATGCAATCCACTTGATCACCATGTGATTCAGGAGATCAAGTACCTACGGAAAGACGTCGAAGACGAAACAATGTGGAAGAGGGAACGGTCTAAGGCGAGACAGAGGACCAAGATTGGTTTCACCGCAAGGGTAGACGCAAAGATTAAGCAGCTCAAGGGGAGGTTGCATAAGAAAAGCCCATCGTTAACCATCCATACTGTAGCGTAG